A stretch of the Thiocystis violascens DSM 198 genome encodes the following:
- a CDS encoding proton-conducting transporter membrane subunit gives MNLIVKLLFLALSLTPAMTLLTWDSGVAWPLFGEITLLFDLNPVSGFFLLLLALGAPLVALPMLRGPRDEPAYALYALLLLGMQLLLLAGDFIGFFVGWEIMTWSSYLLLLRSPRTNLEGAQSYILFNLASAFLLLAGILVFYSLTGEFRIHAVTGLDTLQTLSLVTLFGLAFLIKVGALPLHLWVPRSYDQAPDVFSAFLSALMSKMGIYALILLLTLFPEGLAGLFGQFLKGPAAGYALAWIGVITSIVATFKAISQEDMKRLLAYSSIAQVGYIVTAIGVGSSLAIGGALFHSLVHTLVKLLLFIAIAGIVLQTGHRRFIDLGQLIGRMPISFFGVLIGIIGLAGMPPLPGFASKYLIYVSLLDAQWLLLLAAMILSSTAAFVYCYKLIYGPFLGHANSPEAKVATEAPWQYLVPQIVLMGLLVGLGIFPGWAIEILIDPVLTALGMAPIGAPAWGQLATAYGGYDGVVLMSVFATVFVLVTAIFFLLRGRMRQAGSPYDLSYAGEVPTADTPLHYGAGMGRELRRIPLVGWILSHSTQGFYAGLVRQTQAAAGLLSGLYSGNPQTWILLAVLILAATLTVQTLTGA, from the coding sequence ATGAACCTGATCGTCAAATTGCTCTTTCTCGCCCTCTCGCTGACGCCCGCCATGACCCTGCTGACCTGGGACAGCGGCGTTGCGTGGCCGCTGTTTGGCGAGATCACGCTGCTGTTCGACCTCAATCCGGTGTCGGGTTTTTTCCTGCTGTTGCTGGCGCTTGGGGCGCCTCTCGTGGCCCTGCCAATGTTGCGCGGGCCGCGCGACGAACCAGCCTATGCGCTCTACGCGCTGTTGTTGCTGGGCATGCAGCTCCTGCTGCTCGCGGGCGATTTCATCGGCTTCTTCGTCGGCTGGGAGATCATGACCTGGAGCAGCTATCTGCTTCTGCTGCGCTCTCCGCGCACCAATCTGGAAGGCGCGCAGTCCTATATCCTGTTCAATCTCGCCTCCGCCTTCCTGCTGCTGGCGGGGATTCTGGTCTTCTACAGCCTCACCGGCGAGTTCAGGATTCACGCCGTCACCGGATTGGATACCCTGCAAACGCTGTCGCTGGTCACGCTTTTCGGTCTCGCCTTCCTGATCAAGGTCGGCGCCCTGCCGCTGCATCTCTGGGTGCCGCGCAGCTACGATCAGGCGCCCGATGTGTTCAGCGCCTTCCTCTCGGCGCTGATGTCGAAGATGGGGATCTATGCGCTGATCCTCCTGCTGACGCTCTTCCCGGAGGGACTCGCGGGACTCTTCGGCCAGTTTCTCAAGGGTCCGGCGGCGGGTTACGCGCTGGCCTGGATCGGGGTCATCACCTCCATCGTCGCCACCTTCAAGGCGATCTCGCAGGAGGACATGAAGCGCCTGCTGGCCTATTCCTCCATCGCGCAGGTCGGCTATATCGTGACCGCGATCGGGGTCGGCAGTTCGCTGGCCATCGGCGGCGCGTTGTTTCACTCGCTGGTGCATACCCTGGTCAAGCTGCTGCTGTTCATCGCGATTGCCGGGATCGTCCTGCAAACCGGACACCGCCGTTTCATCGACCTCGGCCAACTCATCGGGCGGATGCCGATCTCCTTTTTCGGCGTCCTGATCGGCATCATCGGTCTGGCCGGCATGCCGCCGCTGCCGGGGTTCGCGTCGAAATACCTGATCTACGTTTCGCTGCTGGACGCCCAGTGGCTGCTGCTGCTCGCCGCCATGATCCTCTCCAGCACGGCGGCCTTCGTCTATTGCTACAAGCTGATCTACGGTCCCTTCCTGGGTCATGCGAATTCGCCCGAGGCGAAGGTGGCCACCGAGGCGCCCTGGCAGTATCTCGTCCCGCAGATCGTCCTGATGGGCTTGCTGGTCGGGCTCGGGATCTTTCCGGGCTGGGCCATCGAGATCCTCATCGATCCCGTCCTGACCGCCTTGGGGATGGCGCCCATCGGCGCGCCGGCCTGGGGACAACTCGCCACCGCCTATGGCGGCTATGACGGCGTGGTGCTGATGTCGGTGTTCGCGACGGTCTTCGTGCTGGTGACGGCGATCTTTTTCCTGCTGCGCGGGCGGATGCGTCAGGCGGGCAGTCCCTACGATCTCAGTTATGCGGGCGAGGTTCCAACCGCCGACACACCTTTGCATTATGGTGCCGGCATGGGTCGCGAACTGCGCCGTATCCCGCTGGTGGGCTGGATTCTGAGTCACAGCACACAGGGTTTCTATGCCGGTCTGGTCCGCCAGACCCAGGCCGCGGCCGGACTTCTGAGCGGGCTCTATTCGGGCAATCCGCAGACCTGGATCCTGCTCGCCGTCCTGATCCTGGCCGCCACCCTGACCGTCCAGACCCTGACCGGAGCCTGA
- a CDS encoding respiratory chain complex I subunit 1 family protein, with amino-acid sequence MIHHLLDALAMLGMSYVMGFLFYGFYRQFNARVQRRWGPSIWQNFFDNMKFLFKSETLSHGAMFFFGPMIIMAGAITTVLFVPFLKDSIWLQGFSQSGNLILIIYLLVVGPLGNALAVGSSGNPYGVMGVTRGLTRLMGLEVPFFLGLALVMLQHESASVHVIMAAQDGIANWNLFTNPIAFFVMLLPFIASQNASPFDVVGAPVEVYAGPRVEFGGRLLGILMTQNMMMTVAKLVLIVDLFLGGATTVPVLIAKAFALFLLTAMISLAFPRLKTEQTVDFFWKIPLALGVLGVIATVWLPWS; translated from the coding sequence ATGATCCATCACCTCCTCGACGCTCTGGCCATGCTCGGCATGAGCTATGTCATGGGCTTCCTCTTCTATGGCTTCTACCGCCAGTTCAACGCCCGCGTGCAACGCCGCTGGGGACCGAGCATCTGGCAGAACTTCTTCGATAACATGAAGTTTCTGTTCAAGTCGGAGACCCTCAGTCATGGCGCCATGTTTTTCTTTGGCCCCATGATCATTATGGCGGGCGCGATCACCACGGTGCTCTTCGTTCCCTTCCTCAAGGACTCCATCTGGCTCCAGGGCTTTTCGCAGTCCGGCAACCTGATCCTGATCATTTATCTGCTAGTCGTCGGCCCGCTCGGTAACGCGCTCGCCGTCGGCTCCAGCGGCAACCCCTATGGCGTGATGGGCGTGACCCGCGGGCTCACCCGTCTGATGGGGCTGGAAGTGCCGTTCTTTCTTGGTCTGGCACTGGTGATGCTGCAACACGAGAGCGCCTCGGTGCACGTCATCATGGCCGCGCAGGACGGCATCGCCAATTGGAACCTTTTCACCAATCCGATTGCCTTCTTCGTTATGCTGTTGCCCTTCATCGCCAGCCAGAACGCCTCGCCCTTCGATGTGGTCGGCGCACCGGTCGAGGTTTATGCCGGACCCCGGGTCGAGTTCGGCGGGCGACTGCTGGGCATCCTCATGACCCAGAACATGATGATGACCGTCGCCAAGCTGGTGCTGATCGTCGATCTCTTTCTGGGCGGCGCCACCACGGTGCCGGTGTTGATTGCCAAGGCGTTCGCGCTCTTTCTGTTGACCGCCATGATCAGTCTGGCCTTTCCGCGCCTCAAGACCGAGCAGACAGTGGATTTTTTCTGGAAAATCCCCCTCGCGCTGGGTGTCCTTGGGGTCATCGCAACCGTCTGGTTGCCCTGGAGTTAA
- a CDS encoding NADH-quinone oxidoreductase subunit C, producing MLDALLPQLHGFEILAQTQRGERQAFLRVPKAQLFSLLVLLKQGHGFVTLTTIACADWIEDEVFGLTYLLETAGRDRVLGVQTHIGREGDELETCIPLWPQAEIFERELHEMFGIPVVGHPSLGDFMLEGWPHTPPMRREFDTLKFVQENYEMREGREDNRDVRDAIRQLKDAKKAAKAQQESAAQPDNGDAS from the coding sequence ATGCTGGACGCACTCCTGCCACAGCTTCACGGCTTCGAGATCCTCGCACAGACTCAGCGCGGCGAGCGACAGGCTTTCCTGCGCGTCCCCAAGGCCCAGCTCTTTTCGCTGCTCGTCCTGCTCAAACAGGGACACGGTTTCGTGACCCTGACGACCATCGCCTGCGCCGACTGGATCGAGGACGAGGTTTTTGGTTTGACCTATCTGCTCGAAACTGCCGGGCGCGACCGCGTCCTCGGGGTGCAAACGCACATCGGCCGCGAGGGCGATGAACTGGAGACCTGCATCCCGCTCTGGCCGCAGGCCGAGATTTTCGAGCGCGAACTGCATGAGATGTTCGGCATTCCCGTCGTCGGACACCCGAGCCTTGGCGACTTCATGCTGGAGGGCTGGCCCCACACCCCGCCCATGCGGCGCGAATTCGACACCCTGAAATTCGTGCAGGAAAACTACGAGATGCGCGAGGGCCGCGAGGACAATCGCGATGTCCGCGACGCGATTCGCCAGCTCAAGGACGCCAAGAAGGCGGCCAAGGCCCAGCAGGAAAGCGCGGCACAGCCGGACAACGGGGACGCGTCATGA
- a CDS encoding type II toxin-antitoxin system HicB family antitoxin, whose translation MQHPFTLEYWQDDGWYVGRLKEIPGVFSQGENLEELETNIEDVYRMLLESDEDHRPSALTKQILLDVA comes from the coding sequence ATGCAGCATCCTTTCACACTTGAATATTGGCAGGATGACGGGTGGTATGTTGGCCGATTAAAGGAAATTCCGGGTGTTTTCAGCCAAGGCGAAAACTTGGAGGAACTGGAAACCAACATCGAAGACGTCTATCGCATGCTGCTTGAAAGCGACGAGGATCACCGTCCGTCCGCGCTGACCAAGCAAATCTTGCTGGACGTGGCGTGA
- a CDS encoding Na+/H+ antiporter subunit E — MQRLQWGAVLFIVWLGLTNSVQIQELLAGLALSAAIVWIAIPASEEKRPWSLFGLLAYLPVFLKNLVLSNIDVAGRVLNPRLPINPGIVKVRTNLTRPYQRLMLANSITLTPGTITLEMDGEDMYIHWIDVRSSQPELAGQSIKDEMEAAISRI, encoded by the coding sequence ATGCAACGACTTCAATGGGGTGCCGTACTCTTCATCGTCTGGCTGGGCCTGACCAACTCCGTTCAGATCCAGGAACTGCTGGCCGGCCTCGCGCTCTCGGCGGCCATCGTCTGGATAGCGATTCCGGCGAGCGAGGAAAAGAGACCCTGGAGCCTCTTCGGACTCTTGGCCTATCTCCCAGTGTTTCTGAAAAACCTAGTGCTCTCGAACATCGACGTCGCCGGCCGAGTATTGAACCCCAGGCTACCGATCAACCCCGGCATCGTGAAGGTCCGAACCAACCTCACCCGACCTTATCAACGCCTTATGCTCGCCAACAGCATCACCCTGACCCCCGGCACCATCACCCTGGAAATGGACGGCGAGGACATGTATATCCACTGGATCGATGTCCGGAGCAGCCAACCCGAACTTGCCGGACAGTCGATCAAGGACGAGATGGAAGCCGCCATCTCCCGAATCTGA
- a CDS encoding NADH-quinone oxidoreductase subunit B has product MYHKNECEGFQCEQRMLEDSLGQPNSEFGILDRLVAWFRQRSLFVLAYGTGCGAIEMRPLMTSRFDAERFGIVGAPTPRQADVLVVSGYLAIKTLKRVIRSYEQMQEPKYVIALGSCAINGGMYWDSYNTIKQLDHYLPVDMYINGCMPRPEALIEGFVALQKRIKRGDKGGYAHYRENIDWYKANQRKVLGDNMPPDYTYDWYHTGDLA; this is encoded by the coding sequence ATGTATCACAAGAACGAATGCGAAGGATTTCAGTGCGAGCAGCGGATGCTGGAGGATTCGCTTGGTCAGCCGAACAGCGAATTCGGCATCCTTGACCGCCTGGTCGCCTGGTTTCGTCAGCGCAGCCTCTTCGTGCTCGCCTACGGCACCGGCTGTGGGGCGATCGAGATGCGCCCATTGATGACCAGCCGCTTCGACGCCGAACGCTTCGGCATCGTCGGCGCGCCCACCCCGCGCCAGGCCGACGTGCTGGTGGTCAGCGGCTATCTCGCGATCAAGACACTCAAGCGGGTCATTCGCAGCTACGAACAGATGCAGGAACCCAAATACGTCATCGCGCTCGGCAGTTGCGCCATCAACGGCGGGATGTACTGGGACTCCTACAACACCATCAAGCAGTTGGATCACTATCTTCCGGTCGATATGTACATCAATGGCTGCATGCCGCGCCCCGAGGCGCTGATCGAGGGCTTCGTGGCCCTGCAAAAGCGGATCAAGCGCGGCGACAAAGGCGGTTACGCGCACTATCGCGAAAACATCGACTGGTACAAGGCCAATCAGCGCAAGGTGCTCGGCGACAACATGCCGCCCGACTACACCTACGATTGGTATCACACCGGAGACCTCGCCTGA
- the mbhE gene encoding hydrogen gas-evolving membrane-bound hydrogenase subunit E, producing the protein MSHVPLRKRFRVQTLLLILLCGWLLMLHLTILLNHGLDGLTTGVGDTLLARNSETASANAVTSVVVSYRGFDTLGEVTVLFLAATGVGLLFTGGLTSSPVPRDRNSHPNEVMVTGTRLIFPPLLMLGVYVVLHGHLSPGGGFQGGVIVATAFFLRMIADPEFTLDHARLGWFESFAGGGFVLFGMLGLVILSTATFLGNFLPHPVEAMGQLVSAGVIPLVYLLVGIKVGAEVGAIFQDMLEPDHAPDHAFAAKEL; encoded by the coding sequence ATGAGCCACGTCCCGCTACGTAAACGCTTCCGCGTCCAGACCCTGCTGCTGATCCTGCTCTGCGGCTGGCTGCTGATGCTGCACCTGACGATTCTGCTCAATCATGGTCTTGACGGACTGACGACTGGCGTCGGCGACACCCTGCTGGCGCGCAACAGCGAAACCGCTTCCGCCAATGCCGTGACCTCGGTGGTGGTGAGCTATCGCGGTTTCGATACCCTCGGCGAGGTGACGGTGCTGTTTCTGGCCGCGACCGGCGTGGGGCTGCTGTTCACGGGCGGGCTGACGTCATCCCCCGTTCCCCGCGACCGCAACAGTCACCCCAACGAGGTAATGGTGACAGGAACGCGCCTGATCTTCCCGCCCCTGCTGATGCTGGGCGTCTATGTCGTCCTGCATGGCCATCTCTCGCCCGGCGGCGGATTTCAGGGCGGGGTGATCGTCGCCACTGCCTTTTTCCTGCGAATGATCGCCGACCCCGAATTCACCCTCGATCATGCGCGGCTCGGCTGGTTCGAGTCCTTCGCCGGCGGTGGGTTCGTGCTGTTCGGAATGCTGGGTCTGGTCATCCTGAGCACGGCGACCTTTCTCGGGAACTTCCTGCCCCATCCAGTCGAGGCCATGGGCCAACTCGTCAGCGCCGGTGTCATTCCGCTGGTCTATCTGCTGGTCGGCATCAAGGTCGGCGCGGAGGTTGGCGCGATCTTCCAGGACATGCTCGAACCGGATCACGCGCCAGATCACGCATTCGCCGCCAAGGAACTGTAA
- a CDS encoding 4Fe-4S dicluster domain-containing protein, producing the protein MAWNLDLKGLIHPFSALKFSIKQPYTLNYPVEKRQDVEGYRGFHLNTLSLCVGCGNCQDICMNEAIDMVEPVGEINPKNASGLVPRIDYGRCCWCGLCTDVCGPDSLRLESDCIYASEDAGSFLYMPKDR; encoded by the coding sequence ATGGCCTGGAATCTCGATCTAAAGGGGCTGATTCACCCCTTCAGCGCGCTCAAGTTCAGCATCAAGCAGCCCTACACCTTAAATTATCCCGTCGAAAAACGTCAGGATGTCGAGGGCTATCGTGGCTTTCACCTCAACACGCTCAGTCTCTGCGTGGGTTGCGGGAACTGTCAGGATATCTGCATGAACGAGGCCATCGACATGGTCGAGCCGGTGGGTGAAATCAACCCCAAGAACGCCAGCGGACTGGTGCCCCGGATCGACTACGGCCGCTGCTGCTGGTGCGGTCTCTGCACCGATGTCTGCGGCCCGGATTCGCTGCGTCTCGAAAGCGACTGCATCTATGCCAGCGAGGATGCTGGGAGTTTTCTGTACATGCCAAAGGATCGTTAA
- a CDS encoding Na(+)/H(+) antiporter subunit B: MTGLLAIVFFAWMIGAAIMAILQTDLLQSALGLSLLSLGAVGQFFLLQAPDVALTEAAIGVAASSFVMLMGVRQLGRAEKKDLQ; encoded by the coding sequence ATGACCGGATTACTCGCCATTGTGTTCTTTGCCTGGATGATCGGCGCGGCCATCATGGCCATCCTTCAGACGGACCTCCTGCAATCCGCCCTTGGCCTGTCGCTCCTGAGCCTGGGCGCGGTCGGTCAGTTCTTTCTGCTCCAGGCGCCCGATGTCGCGCTGACCGAGGCGGCCATCGGGGTGGCGGCGAGCAGCTTTGTGATGTTGATGGGCGTGCGCCAGCTTGGCCGCGCCGAGAAGAAGGATCTGCAATGA
- a CDS encoding monovalent cation/H+ antiporter complex subunit F, whose translation MLVVMIFLLLPPILMILWRFFKGPDAANRILALDTLSILVIALLTLLSLFYQRSIYLDVALIFAVIGFAGVILFSRFLEKGV comes from the coding sequence ATGCTCGTCGTCATGATTTTCCTGCTTCTGCCACCGATCCTGATGATTCTCTGGCGTTTTTTCAAAGGCCCCGATGCCGCGAACCGCATCCTCGCGCTGGATACGCTCAGCATTCTGGTCATTGCGCTGCTGACGCTGCTGTCGCTGTTTTATCAGCGCAGCATTTATCTCGACGTGGCCTTGATCTTCGCGGTGATCGGATTCGCGGGCGTCATCCTGTTCAGTCGTTTTCTGGAAAAGGGGGTTTAA
- a CDS encoding sodium:proton antiporter: protein MLEFLDSPRVLHSIYLLGSLALFFIGLYGLLAKRHLLKIFVSIEIMELAVYLILIALATSPGETAPILSDGLLTFTGMADPIPQALTLTAIVIGVAVTALGTSMAIQYHRLTGHVGVDAMTELKD, encoded by the coding sequence ATGCTGGAATTTCTCGATAGCCCCAGGGTGCTGCATAGCATCTACCTACTGGGGAGTCTCGCCCTGTTTTTTATCGGTCTCTATGGCCTGCTGGCCAAGCGGCATCTACTGAAGATCTTTGTCAGCATCGAGATCATGGAACTCGCGGTCTATCTGATCCTGATCGCGCTCGCCACCTCACCCGGCGAAACCGCGCCAATTCTCTCGGATGGCCTGTTGACGTTTACCGGCATGGCCGACCCGATCCCGCAGGCGCTGACCCTGACCGCCATCGTGATCGGCGTCGCGGTGACGGCGCTAGGCACCTCAATGGCGATTCAATATCACCGGCTGACCGGCCATGTTGGCGTCGATGCGATGACTGAATTGAAGGATTGA
- the mnhG gene encoding monovalent cation/H(+) antiporter subunit G: MEYLGYLLMSGGLFFFWVSGLGLIRMPDVLTRMHAGAKASTLGSLLMLLGAACLMPAWAPKLLIIAVFILLTNPLSSSVLARAAYRSGAQMVPLACDACAERKAARTQETPIEEVTA; encoded by the coding sequence GTGGAGTATCTGGGCTATCTCTTGATGTCTGGAGGCCTGTTTTTCTTTTGGGTCAGCGGCCTGGGGCTGATTCGCATGCCCGATGTCTTGACCCGCATGCACGCTGGCGCGAAGGCGTCGACGCTGGGTTCGCTGCTGATGCTGCTCGGCGCGGCCTGTCTGATGCCCGCCTGGGCACCGAAGCTCCTGATCATCGCGGTCTTTATCCTGCTGACCAATCCGCTGAGTTCCTCGGTGCTGGCGCGGGCGGCTTACCGCAGCGGCGCTCAGATGGTGCCGCTCGCCTGTGATGCGTGCGCCGAACGAAAAGCCGCGCGGACACAGGAAACACCCATCGAGGAGGTCACGGCATGA
- a CDS encoding NADH-quinone oxidoreductase subunit D — protein sequence MNETIKIFHGPQHPGVTGNMSMELDLDGETIVKATTHVGYLHRGFEKLIERRTAIQAFTIVCRICVPEPDPNEENFARGVEELAGLTISERAKYIRVMVLEMARLQAHYLWMAGQGGSIGHEVVPQWAVGERDFILDLFEQLTGGRVYHMYIYPGGVKRDLPDGFLDRLRDLLDTLERRLPEYDRIFFDNAGVKKRLQNVGVVKRDEAIANGYTGPVIRACGIQRDVRRDSPYLVYDQLEFDVPTQTGCDAYARALVRRAEMDQSIRILRQIIDRMPAGEIQCKLPKHRKFKLPKGETFVQTESARGAYGFYMAGDDSEYLRRLQVRGPSIVHAYTLLEPLLVGAQLSDVALIMNSLGICPPEIER from the coding sequence ATGAACGAGACCATCAAAATCTTCCACGGCCCGCAGCACCCCGGCGTCACCGGCAACATGAGCATGGAGCTGGACCTTGACGGCGAAACCATCGTCAAGGCCACGACCCATGTCGGCTATCTGCATCGCGGCTTCGAAAAACTGATCGAGCGACGCACGGCGATTCAGGCGTTCACCATCGTCTGCCGGATCTGCGTTCCAGAGCCAGACCCCAACGAAGAGAATTTCGCGCGCGGGGTCGAGGAACTGGCCGGGCTGACGATCAGCGAGCGGGCCAAGTACATCCGTGTCATGGTCCTGGAGATGGCGCGGCTCCAGGCCCATTATCTCTGGATGGCCGGCCAGGGCGGCTCGATCGGGCATGAAGTCGTCCCGCAATGGGCGGTAGGCGAGCGCGATTTCATTCTGGATCTGTTCGAGCAACTGACGGGCGGGCGAGTGTATCACATGTACATCTATCCGGGCGGCGTCAAGCGCGACCTGCCCGATGGCTTTCTCGACCGTCTGCGCGATCTGCTCGACACGCTGGAACGTCGCCTGCCCGAATACGACCGCATCTTTTTCGACAACGCCGGGGTGAAGAAACGGCTGCAAAACGTCGGCGTGGTCAAACGCGACGAAGCCATCGCCAACGGCTATACCGGCCCGGTCATTCGAGCCTGCGGCATCCAGCGCGACGTGCGCCGGGATTCGCCCTATCTGGTCTACGATCAGCTTGAGTTCGACGTGCCGACCCAGACCGGCTGCGACGCCTATGCCCGCGCGCTGGTGCGCCGCGCCGAGATGGATCAGAGCATTCGTATCCTGAGACAGATCATCGACCGGATGCCGGCGGGCGAGATTCAATGCAAACTGCCCAAGCACCGCAAGTTCAAGCTTCCCAAGGGCGAAACCTTTGTGCAGACCGAATCCGCGCGCGGCGCCTACGGCTTTTACATGGCTGGCGACGACAGCGAATATCTGCGCCGGCTGCAAGTCCGCGGCCCGTCCATCGTCCATGCCTACACCCTGCTGGAGCCGCTGCTGGTCGGCGCGCAGTTGTCGGATGTCGCGTTGATCATGAACTCGCTGGGGATCTGTCCGCCGGAAATTGAACGTTAA
- a CDS encoding complex I subunit 5 family protein: MTLHFTPLWFIALPLLLAFLSPLWVRLRLLMPILLGAHVALFALALSWFPAVRTAPFLETIVIAPPLGIHLHLDAVSLLLIALFNLAGALVAAFVWLGNSEPHLRERPAFILILLLIAGSNGMVLTGDLFNLYVFLEISGVSAYALTALRRDKSALEAGLKYLIIGSVAAIFFLFAIVLLYLQTGQLNMAALARDFAGIPASMQILIGLLMLIGLGIKAELFPFNFWVPDIYRGADPEITALFSGVLVKAFLFVLFHLVFLLLADPTVARTWLMALGALTMIVAEAVALRQQDLRRMLAYSSLGQVGLITLALGFASEATTAGALFHMVNHTLIKLLLFLLTALMLRRFLSVRLAALQGLGRAMPLAAGLFVLGALAVLGLPPLSGFASKLWILKGFAEAQVFWPIALILLAALLEAGYYFRWIKVFYAPESPVTAGQPEGDWAYAPLLLIAGLLLLLGVAPFLLEDWFVQAARALLGRGAILESVLGVQP, encoded by the coding sequence ATGACACTGCATTTCACGCCCCTCTGGTTCATCGCCCTCCCCCTGCTGCTGGCCTTTCTGTCGCCGCTGTGGGTACGGCTGCGTCTGCTTATGCCAATCTTGCTGGGTGCCCATGTCGCACTGTTCGCCCTGGCTTTGTCGTGGTTTCCGGCCGTGCGCACCGCGCCCTTCCTGGAAACCATCGTCATTGCCCCGCCGTTGGGGATTCATCTGCATCTGGATGCCGTCTCGCTGTTGCTGATCGCGCTGTTCAACCTGGCCGGCGCGCTGGTCGCGGCCTTTGTCTGGCTGGGCAACAGCGAACCCCATTTGCGCGAGCGTCCGGCTTTTATCCTCATCCTGCTCCTGATCGCGGGCAGCAACGGCATGGTGCTGACCGGCGACCTCTTCAATCTCTATGTCTTTCTGGAAATTTCTGGCGTCAGTGCCTATGCGCTGACCGCGCTACGGCGCGACAAGTCGGCCCTTGAGGCGGGACTTAAATATCTGATCATCGGTTCGGTCGCCGCGATCTTTTTCCTGTTCGCCATCGTTCTTTTGTATCTACAAACCGGCCAATTGAACATGGCCGCACTCGCCCGCGATTTCGCTGGCATCCCGGCCTCGATGCAGATCCTCATCGGTCTGCTGATGTTGATCGGCCTGGGCATCAAGGCGGAACTGTTCCCCTTCAACTTCTGGGTGCCGGATATCTACCGGGGCGCCGATCCAGAAATCACCGCGCTGTTTTCGGGCGTGCTGGTCAAGGCATTCCTGTTCGTCCTTTTCCATCTGGTGTTCCTGCTGCTGGCCGATCCCACCGTGGCGCGAACCTGGCTGATGGCGCTGGGCGCGCTCACCATGATCGTCGCGGAGGCCGTGGCGCTGCGCCAACAGGATCTGCGCCGCATGCTTGCCTATTCCTCGCTCGGTCAGGTGGGTCTGATCACACTGGCGCTCGGTTTCGCGTCCGAGGCGACGACCGCCGGCGCGCTCTTTCACATGGTCAATCACACCCTGATCAAGCTGCTGCTGTTCCTGCTGACCGCGTTGATGCTTCGACGTTTTCTGTCGGTTCGTCTGGCGGCTCTTCAAGGTCTCGGGCGCGCCATGCCGTTGGCGGCCGGGCTGTTCGTGCTCGGCGCGCTGGCCGTGCTGGGCCTGCCGCCGCTGAGCGGCTTCGCGAGCAAGCTCTGGATCCTCAAGGGCTTCGCCGAGGCGCAGGTCTTCTGGCCCATCGCGCTGATCCTGCTGGCCGCGCTGCTGGAAGCCGGGTATTACTTCCGCTGGATCAAGGTCTTTTACGCGCCCGAATCGCCCGTGACAGCGGGACAGCCCGAGGGTGACTGGGCCTATGCACCGCTGCTGCTGATCGCGGGTCTGCTGCTGTTACTGGGCGTGGCGCCCTTCCTGCTGGAAGACTGGTTCGTGCAGGCCGCTAGGGCACTGCTGGGACGCGGGGCCATTTTGGAAAGCGTGCTGGGAGTTCAGCCATGA
- a CDS encoding type II toxin-antitoxin system HicA family toxin, with translation MRELIAAGCSLKRHGSRHDIYVNPANGMQAPVPRHPEIKDSLCALIRKQLRL, from the coding sequence GTGCGTGAACTGATCGCCGCTGGCTGCTCTCTCAAGCGTCATGGCAGTCGGCACGACATCTATGTCAATCCGGCCAATGGCATGCAGGCACCGGTCCCCAGACACCCGGAGATCAAAGACAGCCTCTGCGCGTTGATTCGGAAACAATTGCGACTGTAA